A window of Lentibacillus sp. Marseille-P4043 contains these coding sequences:
- a CDS encoding nucleotidyltransferase family protein: protein MKRQGIVGIYLAAGKSKRFGKNKLFQRVGNVPLGSLALRTALQSQLDKVVVVTTEADTLGWIPAELFPLYQKKWFQAVCKESVNGQSYSLKHGLRFAKKLQADAVVILLADQPLVSTWMINTIISRYQHGITNNCSFVAASRLGVTCPPILFSNNMFDELFHLQGDMGARYLIKNKANAGSYIEFSNPWSFFDVDTPDDYDTLCKKHL, encoded by the coding sequence TTGAAAAGGCAAGGAATCGTAGGTATTTATCTAGCAGCGGGTAAAAGTAAACGATTTGGAAAAAATAAGTTATTTCAGCGGGTTGGAAATGTTCCACTTGGTAGTCTAGCTTTACGCACTGCCTTACAATCACAGCTTGATAAAGTGGTCGTTGTTACGACAGAAGCGGATACACTTGGGTGGATTCCTGCTGAACTGTTTCCCTTATATCAAAAAAAGTGGTTTCAGGCTGTTTGTAAAGAATCTGTTAATGGACAATCCTATTCACTGAAACATGGATTACGATTTGCCAAAAAACTACAGGCTGATGCTGTTGTTATCCTATTGGCTGATCAACCATTGGTTTCAACGTGGATGATCAATACCATTATTTCTCGTTATCAGCATGGAATAACCAACAATTGTTCATTTGTAGCAGCGAGTCGTTTAGGCGTAACCTGTCCACCTATATTATTTTCCAATAATATGTTTGACGAGCTTTTTCATTTGCAGGGTGATATGGGTGCCCGCTACTTGATTAAAAATAAAGCAAATGCAGGGAGCTACATTGAGTTTTCTAATCCGTGGTCATTTTTTGATGTAGATACACCGGATGATTATGATACGTTGTGTAAAAAACATTTGTAG
- the fur gene encoding ferric iron uptake transcriptional regulator produces MEHRIDRIKKELHAQSYKLTPQREATVKVLLEREEDHLSAEDIYLLVKEKAPEIGLATVYRTLELLSELKIVDKINFGDGVSRYDLRKEGAEHFHHHLVCIECGSVEEIVDDLLGDVEKIVENDWGFQVKDHRLTFHGICKQCQKVTVKST; encoded by the coding sequence ATGGAACATCGAATCGATCGAATCAAAAAGGAACTCCATGCACAAAGCTATAAGCTGACTCCGCAACGAGAAGCAACAGTAAAGGTATTATTGGAACGCGAGGAAGACCATCTCAGTGCTGAAGATATTTATTTGTTAGTGAAAGAAAAAGCACCTGAAATTGGGCTTGCTACCGTTTATCGAACATTAGAATTGCTATCTGAACTGAAAATAGTTGATAAAATTAATTTTGGTGATGGTGTCTCTCGTTACGATTTACGTAAAGAAGGGGCTGAACACTTCCATCATCATCTTGTTTGCATTGAATGTGGGTCTGTTGAAGAAATAGTTGATGATCTTTTAGGTGATGTCGAGAAAATTGTTGAGAATGACTGGGGATTTCAAGTGAAAGACCATCGCCTAACATTTCATGGTATTTGTAAGCAATGTCAAAAAGTAACTGTTAAATCAACCTAA
- a CDS encoding XdhC family protein, whose protein sequence is MDSIQQILDEIVRTDQSSVLATIIRVEGSAYRKEGTSMLFLANGQQVGIISAGCLETDLAIQAKNLFYNDTIHSRTIVYDMSAEDDLSWGRGAGCNGKIHILLEKITPELKKQLGTLHNNLSQGTSVTIFKRLGKVVRSVFVTEDHHIFGKQDTVSDHFIQGALDGKRSGIQYVEDVEANVYIHTYKPKPRLFIFGAGPDVVPFSSMAAQTGFSITIWDWRPANLDQVRFPDAQLADPVSIPEIIKKIDFTPTDSVIIMTHDFQKDKQLLHRLLEYKQLRYLGILGPRNRTTRLLNGANIPDHLRSPVGLAISAEGPNEIAISIIAELIHVLRESPNEKERTFEKARNRRYLSSSG, encoded by the coding sequence ATGGATAGTATTCAGCAAATTCTGGATGAAATTGTACGTACAGATCAATCAAGCGTGTTGGCGACAATTATTCGAGTCGAAGGATCTGCCTATCGTAAAGAAGGAACATCCATGTTATTTTTAGCAAATGGACAGCAAGTTGGAATCATTAGCGCTGGCTGCCTAGAAACGGATCTAGCAATCCAAGCTAAGAATCTTTTTTATAACGATACGATTCATTCCCGAACAATCGTGTATGACATGAGTGCAGAAGACGACCTTTCCTGGGGGCGTGGTGCCGGATGTAATGGAAAAATCCATATACTATTGGAAAAAATAACACCTGAATTAAAAAAACAACTTGGCACCCTACATAATAATCTTAGTCAAGGTACTTCCGTTACCATTTTCAAACGATTAGGTAAGGTTGTTCGGTCAGTTTTTGTAACTGAGGATCACCACATTTTTGGCAAGCAGGATACTGTTTCGGATCACTTCATACAGGGTGCATTGGATGGGAAAAGATCCGGTATTCAGTACGTAGAGGATGTTGAGGCAAATGTATATATTCACACCTATAAACCAAAACCTAGGCTATTTATCTTTGGTGCCGGTCCTGATGTTGTACCGTTTTCTTCAATGGCTGCCCAAACAGGCTTCTCAATAACCATCTGGGACTGGCGACCTGCTAACCTTGATCAAGTTCGTTTTCCAGATGCTCAGTTAGCAGATCCTGTTTCCATTCCGGAAATCATAAAAAAGATAGATTTCACCCCGACCGATTCCGTGATCATCATGACCCATGATTTTCAAAAAGATAAACAACTTCTTCATCGTTTACTAGAATATAAGCAATTACGTTATTTAGGCATTTTGGGTCCACGGAATCGAACTACTCGTCTATTGAATGGAGCGAATATTCCTGATCATCTTCGTTCCCCTGTTGGCCTCGCAATTAGTGCTGAAGGTCCAAATGAAATTGCGATTAGTATTATCGCAGAACTTATACATGTTTTGCGGGAAAGCCCTAATGAAAAGGAGCGTACTTTTGAAAAGGCAAGGAATCGTAGGTATTTATCTAGCAGCGGGTAA
- a CDS encoding endonuclease Q family protein: MLQTYFADMHIHIGRDMYNKPVKITGAKTLTLTNVLKEASRNKGIQMVGVIDSHAPAVQQELKQLIEQGAAYELNDGGVQFEQVTLLLGSEIEIYDENCKGPIHVLCFFPTLAKIEQFSEWLTTKMKNITLSSQRYYGTAKELQYKVKELEGIFIPAHVFTPFKSTYGKGVHKSLKEVFDPDLIDGIELGLSSDTDMADQISELHDYTFVSNSDAHSLAKIAREYQEIRMEEPSFKEFYWALHEVNDRKITKNFGMNPQLGKYHTTVCSKCLEQVPYNTKQCPSCGSKKIINGVFDRIQELTDAETVTRERPPYLYQVPLEYLPKLGPKTFQKLLDRFQTEMYVIHHATLEELQEIVPEKLATAIIQMREGNLMINAGGGGRYGSIAQSE, from the coding sequence ATGCTACAAACTTATTTTGCCGATATGCACATCCATATTGGCAGGGATATGTACAATAAACCGGTGAAAATAACGGGAGCGAAAACCTTAACCCTAACAAATGTTTTGAAAGAAGCTAGCAGAAATAAAGGGATTCAAATGGTTGGTGTGATAGACAGTCATGCTCCTGCTGTTCAACAGGAACTGAAACAATTGATCGAACAAGGGGCGGCTTATGAACTGAACGATGGCGGCGTACAATTTGAACAGGTGACATTATTGTTGGGTTCGGAAATTGAAATCTATGACGAAAACTGTAAAGGTCCGATTCATGTGCTTTGTTTTTTCCCGACCCTTGCAAAAATTGAACAGTTTTCCGAGTGGCTAACAACCAAAATGAAGAACATTACGTTGAGCTCCCAACGCTATTACGGAACCGCAAAAGAATTGCAATATAAAGTTAAAGAATTAGAAGGAATTTTTATCCCAGCCCATGTGTTTACACCATTTAAAAGCACGTATGGCAAGGGGGTTCACAAGTCCCTAAAAGAGGTATTCGATCCGGATTTAATTGACGGAATTGAACTTGGCTTGAGTTCAGATACTGACATGGCTGATCAAATTAGTGAATTGCATGATTACACGTTCGTTTCCAATTCAGATGCTCATTCACTAGCAAAAATAGCGAGGGAGTACCAAGAAATCCGGATGGAAGAACCGTCATTTAAGGAATTTTATTGGGCGTTACACGAGGTGAATGACCGTAAAATCACCAAAAACTTCGGCATGAATCCTCAACTAGGCAAATACCATACAACTGTATGCAGTAAATGTTTAGAGCAAGTGCCATATAACACGAAACAATGTCCAAGCTGTGGTTCGAAAAAAATTATTAACGGTGTGTTTGATCGTATTCAAGAATTAACTGATGCCGAAACAGTTACAAGGGAACGACCGCCATATCTATATCAAGTTCCATTAGAATATTTACCAAAACTTGGGCCGAAAACATTTCAAAAACTATTAGATCGTTTTCAAACCGAAATGTATGTAATCCACCATGCCACATTAGAAGAGTTACAAGAGATTGTTCCGGAAAAACTAGCAACCGCAATTATTCAAATGCGAGAAGGAAATTTAATGATTAACGCTGGCGGTGGCGGGAGATATGGCAGCATCGCCCAGTCGGAATGA
- the spoIIM gene encoding stage II sporulation protein M gives MYQKRTLAVNHVKEHATIYLFMTILFLTGVIFGAIIVNSMGVVQKLDLFFYLERFFGQITGKQSIENMDIFKESFFYHMKYLLLLFVLGLSVIGLPIVWILLFLKGLVVGFSVGFIVNQLGFKGLALAALAIAPQNILIIPVYIVAGSLSMIFSLTLLSKLFTNKLSRPILQPFGKYITIFSLLLIVSVVAAGMEAFVSNEAMEALVKSIYK, from the coding sequence ATGTACCAAAAAAGAACTCTAGCAGTCAATCACGTTAAGGAACATGCAACTATCTACCTGTTTATGACCATTTTATTTTTAACTGGCGTCATTTTTGGTGCAATTATTGTAAACAGTATGGGTGTTGTCCAAAAACTGGATTTGTTTTTCTATTTGGAACGTTTCTTCGGACAAATTACTGGGAAACAATCCATTGAAAATATGGACATCTTTAAGGAAAGCTTTTTTTATCATATGAAATATTTGTTGCTCTTGTTTGTGTTAGGTTTATCTGTTATTGGCCTTCCAATTGTTTGGATTTTGTTATTTTTAAAAGGCTTGGTCGTCGGCTTTTCTGTCGGCTTTATTGTCAATCAGCTTGGCTTCAAAGGATTGGCACTAGCCGCATTAGCAATCGCCCCACAAAATATTTTGATCATCCCGGTCTATATCGTGGCGGGCAGCCTGTCGATGATTTTTTCTTTAACATTGCTAAGTAAATTGTTTACTAATAAACTATCTAGACCAATTTTACAGCCATTTGGAAAATATATTACGATCTTCTCCCTATTATTAATCGTCTCTGTTGTTGCAGCGGGCATGGAAGCTTTTGTGAGTAATGAAGCGATGGAAGCGTTAGTCAAATCTATTTACAAATAA
- a CDS encoding (2Fe-2S)-binding protein, which produces MIESLHTSQLVTLTINGHTKELFVRNAETLLYTLRDQLGLMGAKPGCENGDCGTCTILIDGTPINSCHILTVEAVGHQITTIEGLTDSSIQNAFIKNWAIQCGYCTPGYVLNSYALVQNCPDADDETINEWLESNLCRCTGYQEIKEAVKNTLNARKQNG; this is translated from the coding sequence ATGATCGAAAGCCTCCATACAAGTCAACTTGTTACACTAACAATCAATGGCCATACAAAAGAATTATTTGTAAGGAATGCTGAGACACTTTTATATACCTTGAGAGATCAGTTGGGGCTAATGGGAGCTAAACCAGGATGTGAAAACGGTGATTGTGGGACTTGCACCATTTTAATTGATGGGACGCCAATTAACTCCTGCCATATTCTTACTGTTGAAGCCGTGGGCCACCAAATCACAACGATCGAGGGCCTCACAGATTCATCTATACAAAATGCCTTCATCAAAAATTGGGCCATTCAATGTGGATATTGCACACCCGGATATGTTTTAAACAGCTATGCACTAGTCCAAAATTGCCCGGACGCAGATGATGAAACTATTAATGAATGGTTGGAATCCAATCTCTGCAGATGTACAGGATATCAGGAAATAAAAGAAGCTGTAAAAAATACATTGAATGCGAGGAAACAAAATGGATAG